The genomic segment AGATATTAAGTGGAGAAGACCTTATATATGAAGAAAGAATCCCGGGTATTAAAAAGATGATAAAAAATTACTTGCTCAGTCGCTTCTCAAAAATAGATGAGAATATATTAGCGGTAGAACAGCTTTTTAATTTAAAAATAAATAATTATATTATCAGGGGATTTATGGATAGAATTCAGAAAGTAGATAACGGATTTTATGAGATAGTTGATTTTAAAAGTGGTAAAAAGCCTGCTGATCTTAATTTAAATGAAAACCTCCAATTAAGAATATATTCATTAGCTCTTAGCGAATTATATAAAATATCTCCAGAAAAGATTAAATGCACTTTATTTTTCTTAGGGGATGGAATTGAGAAATCAATCATATATTTAAAGAAGGAACTTTTAAAAACAAAAAGGGAAATTAAAAGACTCATCAAAAATATAGAGAAATCAAAATTTATTGCGAATCCAAGTCCTCAAAACTGTGCAAAATGTGATTTTTACAGTGTCTGTAAAGACCACTATACAAAATACTAATAAACACACATTTTCTTTTATAATTTCTCCTTCCTTTTGTGTTATAATTTCACAAAAATTTATTGATAAAAATCTTTATGTTAAATATGAAAAAAAATGATAAAAAAATATCAGAAAAGTAGTCCTAAATTTGGAAAAGAAATTTATATATCGCCTGATGCAAAAGTGATTGGCAAAGTTAAGATAGGTGAAAATGTAAGTATATGGCCAGGTGCTATAGTAAGGGGAGATATAAATAAAATAATAATTGGTAATTATTCAAATATTCAGGATAATTGTGTATTGCATGTTGATCCAAAATATCCTTTAAAAATTGGCAATTATGTAACAATTGGTCATGGTGCAATTTT from the Actinomycetota bacterium genome contains:
- a CDS encoding gamma carbonic anhydrase family protein, whose translation is MIKKYQKSSPKFGKEIYISPDAKVIGKVKIGENVSIWPGAIVRGDINKIIIGNYSNIQDNCVLHVDPKYPLKIGNYVTIGHGAILHGCEIEDYVLIGINATILDGAKIGKCSIIGAGSVIPEKKEIPPYSLVVGVPGRIIKKLTEESGKRLKEYALHYWEIAKNYKK
- a CDS encoding PD-(D/E)XK nuclease family protein; amino-acid sequence: ILSGEDLIYEERIPGIKKMIKNYLLSRFSKIDENILAVEQLFNLKINNYIIRGFMDRIQKVDNGFYEIVDFKSGKKPADLNLNENLQLRIYSLALSELYKISPEKIKCTLFFLGDGIEKSIIYLKKELLKTKREIKRLIKNIEKSKFIANPSPQNCAKCDFYSVCKDHYTKY